The following coding sequences are from one Paenibacillus stellifer window:
- a CDS encoding MBL fold metallo-hydrolase encodes MLNIRSFSLGPLQTNAYLLTGEDASKGIIIDPGMNPGALIRAIQDMEIEAILLTHAHFDHIGGVDEIRKLKNCPVYLHALEGDWLDSPKLNGSLMWPNVSPPISTAPAEYDLDEGQTLELIGHSFRVYHTPGHSPGSVSFLCGNDLFSGDVLFRLGVGRTDLPGGRERDLFDSIKGKLYKMPDDVTVYPGHGPRTRIGFERTNNPYVS; translated from the coding sequence ATGCTGAATATTCGCAGTTTTTCATTGGGGCCGCTTCAGACGAACGCTTATCTTCTGACCGGAGAGGATGCTTCCAAAGGCATCATTATTGATCCGGGCATGAATCCCGGCGCTCTGATTCGGGCTATACAGGATATGGAGATCGAGGCGATCCTGCTGACCCATGCTCATTTCGATCATATCGGCGGGGTGGATGAAATCCGGAAGCTCAAGAACTGTCCGGTTTATCTTCATGCCCTGGAGGGCGACTGGCTGGATAGTCCGAAGCTGAACGGCTCGCTCATGTGGCCGAACGTATCGCCTCCGATTTCGACAGCGCCTGCAGAGTATGACCTGGATGAGGGGCAGACGCTTGAACTGATCGGACATTCCTTCCGGGTCTATCATACACCGGGTCATTCACCGGGAAGTGTTAGCTTCCTTTGCGGGAACGATCTCTTCTCGGGCGATGTGCTGTTCCGCCTCGGTGTAGGACGAACGGATCTTCCGGGCGGCCGGGAGAGAGATCTGTTCGATTCAATCAAGGGCAAGCTGTACAAGATGCCGGACGACGTGACCGTCTATCCGGGACATGGACCTCGTACGAGAATCGGCTTTGAGCGGACCAATAATCCATACGTATCCTGA
- a CDS encoding DedA family protein produces MQALSDFVSQLFDWIQSLGYFGIMIGLMVEVIPSEIVLAYGGYLVHLGDINFFGAVLFGTIGGVVAQIFVYWIGRYGGRPVLERYGKYILIKKHHIDHAEDWFKKYGTGVIFTARFIPVVRHAISVPAGISRMPIWRFIMLTTLAVIPWSALFVYLGMTLGENWKNIDEKASAYTHEIIIGALALIVVYFLFKWLQSKKKRGNAE; encoded by the coding sequence GTGCAGGCACTTTCGGATTTTGTGTCACAGCTGTTCGACTGGATTCAGAGTCTGGGGTATTTCGGAATTATGATCGGACTTATGGTTGAAGTCATCCCGAGTGAGATCGTTCTAGCATATGGCGGCTACCTGGTCCATCTGGGCGACATCAATTTCTTCGGAGCAGTTCTGTTCGGAACGATCGGGGGAGTAGTGGCGCAAATTTTCGTGTACTGGATCGGGCGCTATGGAGGAAGGCCGGTGCTTGAGCGGTACGGCAAGTACATTTTGATCAAGAAGCACCATATCGATCATGCGGAGGACTGGTTTAAGAAATATGGAACCGGAGTCATATTTACCGCACGGTTTATTCCGGTAGTTCGTCATGCCATTTCGGTCCCGGCGGGAATTTCCCGTATGCCAATCTGGCGGTTCATTATGCTCACCACACTGGCTGTCATTCCGTGGAGCGCCCTTTTTGTATATCTGGGAATGACTCTGGGAGAAAATTGGAAGAATATAGACGAGAAGGCGTCTGCGTATACGCATGAAATCATCATCGGCGCTCTCGCCCTGATTGTTGTGTATTTTCTGTTCAAATGGCTTCAATCCAAAAAGAAGAGAGGGAACGCGGAATGA
- a CDS encoding autorepressor SdpR family transcription factor, which produces MNNSFKALADPTRRQIIRLLRDKDMTAGEIAECFEMSKPSISHHLNALKAAGLVQDERQGQFIRYTLNTTVLQEVLSWMLELTEGLQDKKGK; this is translated from the coding sequence ATGAACAATTCGTTCAAGGCGCTGGCCGACCCGACCAGGCGTCAGATCATCCGGCTTCTCCGGGACAAGGACATGACAGCGGGCGAGATCGCCGAATGCTTCGAGATGTCCAAACCAAGCATATCCCATCACCTGAACGCGCTGAAAGCGGCGGGGCTTGTCCAGGATGAGAGGCAGGGCCAGTTCATCCGATATACGCTTAACACCACTGTGCTTCAGGAGGTTCTGAGCTGGATGCTGGAGCTGACAGAAGGACTTCAGGACAAGAAAGGCAAGTGA
- a CDS encoding O-antigen ligase family protein, whose amino-acid sequence MFGFLHPEGISAAIIAVVGIAAVLRRGLYFAEDGYLLLAVFFLLCGALLMIPMLRWTAGEMPAGDSDRCIIADAAVKKDGLRLRSADKLLSRMAPGEIGVLAGPFLLAGLYGISLLRHPVSAQGTVNELLSWSACGCFAVLAWRAASRRQSGRLLRAGWHLAGGLLCASGLLAYFRLLPIPYAVLTGASPQVSASGARLGGLLQYPNAFGAAMAVFLLERLFAAASRAAGTADMRRGVGARQGGAEGQKLREGGSRMADAEDRDWWGCGDGAEGQGLRENAARVVGAEDRDWWGCGDGAEGQGLREDRRDLRRSAVSAALRHAPLFPYAAALLLSESRGAWLAAACAAAALLALQRRLALPLLAAGAAPFAAAALLLRGLALLPAEAPPGLGAAAGLWLWAGALAAGLRLSRRAERPGGRKSAALLAALAWTAGCAAVLLLVRARGIGPSSTVGARLIIYRDALRFAAEAPWLGRGGETWHSAYLAIQSSPYAGSQVHSGVLDLLLDLGAAGLTVAAVSLAAAGVQIAIRSPRLLAPFLALLLHASVDFDMSYTLFRLLLLWLPALALAEGNGIDRGQEAEVAPGRVLNRGRRGTLSTPFFSDSASSDAGELRDGLLKDSALGSDGLAFGSARLDPYTPGVSGFCTPVGSSPVSRLAWISTGQKRPERCKHRQPFHSIGRRLGIAGVCVLLIGLSTLSFRNWRGETLFRQAVSASSNSRAVQLAERSLDWNPLSPKSTVVLSWLLPDPGEKREAAEMGLRYSPQDPALSWAVAEEALKSGNPGEALRQIRLAERADRFNRLKWTEAAEGMLKLGEAYLAKGDRIETMRFARTGRELLRQYRLLAEEQEAALLNRRNDRRFRYTAEASGLDEQLKALERAASGLENGFTESVRLSSGGNQTTNTRTESDRRAGLQQAEYSHTP is encoded by the coding sequence ATGTTCGGTTTCCTACACCCGGAAGGGATAAGCGCCGCCATTATTGCGGTTGTCGGGATTGCGGCGGTTCTCCGGCGCGGGCTTTATTTTGCGGAAGACGGCTATTTGCTCCTGGCCGTCTTCTTTCTGTTGTGCGGAGCACTGCTTATGATCCCCATGCTGCGGTGGACTGCCGGGGAAATGCCAGCCGGGGATTCCGACCGGTGCATAATTGCAGATGCAGCCGTGAAGAAGGATGGGCTGCGTCTGCGGAGTGCTGATAAGCTGCTCAGTCGGATGGCTCCGGGTGAAATCGGGGTGCTTGCGGGACCGTTTCTTCTGGCCGGGCTTTATGGCATTTCGCTGCTGCGTCATCCCGTATCGGCCCAAGGCACCGTGAATGAGCTGCTGAGCTGGAGCGCTTGCGGCTGCTTCGCCGTGCTCGCCTGGCGGGCCGCTTCACGGCGGCAGTCGGGGCGGCTGCTGCGCGCCGGCTGGCATCTTGCCGGCGGTCTGCTCTGCGCAAGCGGCCTGCTTGCCTATTTCCGCCTGCTGCCGATCCCCTATGCCGTGCTGACCGGAGCTTCACCGCAGGTCAGCGCTTCGGGGGCACGGCTCGGCGGGCTGCTGCAGTACCCCAATGCCTTCGGAGCGGCGATGGCGGTATTCCTGCTGGAGCGCCTGTTCGCTGCTGCTTCGAGGGCTGCGGGAACAGCTGATATGCGCAGGGGAGTGGGTGCCAGGCAGGGCGGGGCAGAGGGGCAAAAGCTGCGGGAGGGCGGTTCCCGAATGGCTGATGCGGAGGATCGGGATTGGTGGGGGTGCGGGGACGGAGCGGAGGGGCAGGGGCTGCGGGAGAATGCTGCCCGAGTGGTAGGGGCGGAGGATCGGGACTGGTGGGGGTGCGGGGACGGAGCGGAGGGGCAGGGGCTGCGGGAGGACCGGCGCGACCTCCGCCGGTCTGCCGTCTCAGCGGCGCTCCGCCACGCGCCGCTGTTCCCCTACGCCGCCGCGCTGCTGCTCAGCGAGTCGCGCGGCGCCTGGCTCGCGGCGGCCTGCGCAGCCGCCGCCCTACTAGCGCTGCAGCGGCGGCTCGCCCTGCCGCTGCTCGCAGCCGGGGCCGCCCCGTTCGCGGCGGCGGCCCTGCTGCTCCGCGGGCTGGCGCTGCTGCCCGCGGAAGCCCCGCCCGGCCTGGGAGCGGCGGCCGGGCTATGGCTCTGGGCCGGCGCGCTTGCGGCCGGCCTTCGCTTGAGCCGTCGGGCGGAGCGCCCCGGCGGGAGGAAGAGCGCCGCGCTGCTGGCGGCGCTGGCCTGGACGGCGGGCTGCGCCGCCGTCCTGCTGCTCGTGCGCGCGCGGGGAATCGGGCCGTCCTCGACAGTGGGCGCGCGCTTGATCATATACCGCGACGCGCTGCGGTTCGCGGCCGAGGCCCCCTGGCTGGGCAGGGGAGGGGAGACCTGGCATAGCGCGTATCTCGCGATCCAGTCCTCCCCGTATGCCGGGAGCCAGGTGCACAGCGGCGTCCTCGATCTGCTGCTGGATCTCGGGGCTGCCGGATTGACTGTCGCTGCGGTAAGTCTCGCAGCGGCGGGCGTGCAGATCGCTATCCGGTCGCCCCGTCTGCTGGCTCCGTTCCTGGCACTGCTCCTGCATGCGTCAGTCGATTTCGACATGAGCTATACGCTCTTTCGACTGCTGCTGCTATGGCTTCCGGCGCTGGCCTTGGCTGAAGGGAACGGCATCGACCGAGGCCAGGAGGCTGAGGTAGCGCCGGGGCGGGTGCTTAATAGGGGGAGAAGAGGAACTCTCTCCACCCCCTTTTTCAGCGATTCGGCTTCCAGCGATGCGGGAGAACTAAGAGACGGCTTGCTCAAAGATTCGGCCCTCGGCAGTGACGGTTTGGCCTTCGGCAGCGCTCGTTTAGATCCCTACACCCCCGGTGTTTCCGGCTTCTGTACCCCAGTCGGTTCTTCGCCTGTTTCCCGTTTGGCCTGGATAAGTACCGGACAGAAGAGGCCTGAGCGCTGCAAGCACCGCCAACCCTTCCACTCCATTGGCCGCCGCCTTGGAATAGCCGGAGTCTGCGTGCTGCTAATCGGGCTCTCCACGCTGTCCTTCCGGAACTGGCGGGGAGAGACCTTGTTCCGGCAGGCGGTGTCCGCTTCTTCGAATTCCCGGGCGGTACAATTGGCGGAGCGGTCGCTTGACTGGAATCCGCTCTCCCCGAAGAGCACCGTCGTCTTATCTTGGCTGCTGCCCGATCCGGGAGAGAAGCGTGAAGCAGCGGAGATGGGGTTGCGTTATTCGCCGCAGGACCCTGCTCTGAGCTGGGCGGTGGCTGAAGAGGCCCTGAAGTCGGGCAATCCGGGTGAGGCGCTGCGCCAAATCCGCCTTGCGGAGCGGGCGGACCGGTTCAATCGCTTGAAGTGGACGGAAGCCGCAGAAGGAATGCTGAAGCTGGGGGAGGCATATTTGGCGAAGGGCGACCGGATAGAGACCATGAGGTTTGCAAGAACCGGCCGCGAGCTGTTAAGGCAGTACCGTCTGCTTGCGGAAGAGCAGGAAGCGGCGCTGCTCAACAGAAGAAATGACCGCCGTTTTCGTTATACCGCCGAAGCCTCCGGGCTGGATGAACAGTTGAAAGCCCTGGAGCGCGCGGCCTCAGGGCTTGAGAATGGGTTTACAGAATCTGTCAGGCTTTCAAGCGGCGGTAATCAAACCACGAATACACGTACGGAATCAGACAGGAGAGCAGGACTACAACAGGCAGAATATAGCCATACCCCTTGA
- a CDS encoding class I SAM-dependent methyltransferase, giving the protein MGGQSLIAGTLSQLRRKEGATFSKVVVKPVQLKNGMHYQFAYYTATQVEHKNIPAESAGQELEMLLTDIFRQGLLCTADADYQVLLSKKGKATVLKKPATKQPAADLSHNRKKRYVLEDGEPVPFLIELGIMNESGKVLAKKYDKFRQINRFLEMVEDVLPSLPQGRPLTIVDFGCGKSYLTFALYHYLAVAAGRELSIVGLDLKADVIAHCSALAERLGYNKLQFLVGDIADYTGLDQVDMVVTLHACDTATDAALEKAVRWGASVILSVPCCQHELFAQIQNTVMEPMLSHGILKERFAALATDGIRAKLLDILGYRTQLLEFIDMEHTPKNILIRAVRGSGVDREALWREYTAFRDFLGADPYLERACRDLLPTEK; this is encoded by the coding sequence ATGGGGGGCCAATCCCTCATTGCGGGTACGCTGAGCCAGCTTCGCCGCAAGGAAGGCGCGACGTTCAGCAAGGTCGTTGTCAAACCCGTGCAGCTGAAGAACGGCATGCATTACCAATTCGCCTATTACACGGCTACCCAGGTGGAGCATAAGAATATTCCTGCCGAATCTGCGGGACAGGAGCTGGAAATGCTGCTGACGGACATCTTCCGTCAGGGGCTTCTCTGCACTGCTGACGCGGATTACCAGGTGCTGCTCAGCAAGAAGGGGAAGGCAACCGTGCTGAAGAAGCCGGCGACGAAACAGCCTGCTGCGGATTTGTCCCATAACCGCAAGAAGCGGTATGTGCTGGAGGACGGAGAGCCGGTGCCGTTTCTGATCGAGCTCGGCATCATGAACGAGAGCGGGAAAGTGCTGGCGAAGAAATACGACAAGTTCCGCCAGATTAACCGGTTCCTCGAAATGGTGGAGGATGTGCTGCCGTCTCTGCCGCAGGGTCGGCCGCTCACCATCGTCGATTTCGGCTGCGGAAAATCCTATCTGACCTTCGCGCTCTATCATTATCTGGCGGTCGCGGCAGGGCGGGAGCTCAGCATCGTAGGGCTGGACCTCAAGGCGGACGTCATCGCGCACTGCTCGGCGCTTGCGGAGAGACTGGGTTATAACAAGCTCCAATTCCTCGTCGGGGATATCGCGGACTACACGGGGCTTGACCAGGTCGATATGGTTGTCACGCTGCATGCCTGCGACACAGCAACGGATGCCGCGCTTGAGAAAGCCGTTCGCTGGGGCGCTTCGGTCATTCTCTCGGTTCCCTGTTGCCAGCATGAGCTGTTCGCCCAGATACAGAACACGGTCATGGAGCCAATGCTGTCGCACGGCATTCTGAAGGAGCGCTTTGCGGCGCTGGCTACCGATGGCATCCGGGCGAAGCTGCTGGATATTCTCGGCTACCGCACGCAGCTTCTGGAGTTTATCGATATGGAGCATACGCCGAAGAACATTCTGATCCGCGCCGTTCGCGGCAGCGGAGTGGACAGAGAGGCGCTCTGGCGCGAATATACGGCATTCCGTGACTTTCTGGGAGCCGATCCTTATCTGGAGCGGGCTTGCAGAGATCTGCTGCCGACGGAGAAATAA
- a CDS encoding thioredoxin family protein, which yields MKQNLAAKLGKGLSPRQFVENMTKNQQAFESWYEAFSWQDEDDKAYFESLNHRDDLRCLILAADWCGDVVRNVPAVFRILETAGIRTEVLILEENQDVMDDYLTMGGRAVPIVIIVDTGGYPLGSWGPRPRRVQKLMEEFKRENPDREAPEYETKIAGVRTAMGQAYGEGTEYQSVIAKELRELISGL from the coding sequence ATGAAACAGAACCTCGCTGCCAAGCTCGGGAAAGGGCTGTCCCCCCGTCAATTCGTCGAGAACATGACCAAGAACCAGCAAGCCTTTGAATCCTGGTACGAAGCCTTCTCCTGGCAGGATGAAGATGACAAGGCGTATTTTGAAAGCCTGAACCACCGGGACGACCTGCGCTGCCTGATTCTGGCGGCCGACTGGTGCGGTGATGTAGTCCGCAATGTTCCAGCTGTATTCCGGATTTTGGAGACCGCAGGCATCCGGACGGAAGTGCTGATTCTGGAAGAGAATCAGGATGTGATGGACGATTACCTGACCATGGGCGGCCGCGCCGTTCCGATCGTCATCATTGTTGATACCGGCGGTTATCCGTTAGGGTCTTGGGGCCCTCGGCCGCGCCGTGTGCAGAAGCTTATGGAAGAGTTCAAACGTGAGAATCCGGACCGCGAAGCGCCGGAATATGAAACCAAGATTGCCGGGGTCCGCACGGCCATGGGCCAAGCTTATGGCGAAGGCACGGAATATCAATCCGTAATTGCCAAAGAGCTGCGCGAACTGATCTCCGGCTTGTAA
- a CDS encoding SdpI family protein → MKHFKWTWQDTVAVGAGLLTVIFALVNYDRLPAQLPSHIGISGEFDNFWGKNSVIGLFGALGIFMPALIQLTRAIDPKRERYFKFENAHAMIRLAISLIFDSALMVSVLYGLGVSLPANRIAMAIMGLAFMVMGNYMPQIKDNYFLGVKTPWTLASPEVWRRTHRLTGTLWTISGVIIFLGAFVPVKGYGYILPVVVLLSCLIPYVYSWFDYRRLKA, encoded by the coding sequence ATGAAGCATTTCAAATGGACATGGCAGGATACGGTAGCGGTCGGTGCCGGTCTGCTGACCGTCATATTCGCGCTCGTCAATTATGACCGGCTGCCGGCGCAGCTGCCGTCCCACATCGGTATATCGGGAGAGTTCGACAACTTCTGGGGCAAGAACTCGGTGATCGGCCTGTTCGGGGCACTCGGCATCTTCATGCCTGCGCTGATTCAGCTTACGCGGGCGATTGACCCGAAGAGAGAGCGCTACTTCAAATTTGAGAATGCCCATGCGATGATTCGCCTGGCTATATCCCTCATTTTTGACAGTGCGCTGATGGTATCGGTCCTGTATGGTCTCGGCGTCTCCCTTCCGGCTAACCGCATCGCCATGGCCATCATGGGCCTCGCTTTCATGGTTATGGGCAATTATATGCCGCAGATCAAGGACAACTACTTTCTCGGCGTCAAGACGCCCTGGACACTTGCAAGCCCCGAGGTCTGGCGCCGGACGCATCGGCTGACGGGAACGCTCTGGACCATTAGCGGCGTTATCATCTTCCTGGGCGCATTCGTGCCGGTCAAGGGGTATGGCTATATTCTGCCTGTTGTAGTCCTGCTCTCCTGTCTGATTCCGTACGTGTATTCGTGGTTTGATTACCGCCGCTTGAAAGCCTGA